One Ctenopharyngodon idella isolate HZGC_01 chromosome 9, HZGC01, whole genome shotgun sequence DNA window includes the following coding sequences:
- the rbm44 gene encoding RNA-binding protein 44 isoform X1: MWFPPPVVDVFGALSSITCEDRYAMWLVIPLYGTVGFHNDPLYVNDERKFLLMRSLFELVLANDYLELTDPKLLGWFQCLTAEDKTLIQKEGGYLPFLKKHPALEVTRKYVYVKQNVRRNCVPRPTTMSSNSSRYPKFYGASQCQNCRTSYQFGTKKCSRCGIHVAISEDKDCVSENEKQLELLPNSVKEELNVLTAKSDVTKQNINLGCMQSTLNTQKARPRQSYDDRSPAAHPPSYSKGMCPHAQCLSRLWEEVEKREDTKHFQDTTAQASFSLDTELDKQSRVQRNDYIQNDQDQLYDQMEKADGHKLDQEVMPEYYSFSSTSLDHTVWSDGSQSTEAGYNDSIMATKGSTELSDEPSDASMANAASTNSTDCFSCLSNSFELADESGDSPEDPRKKQDSRYEQQIEINVGSSKCGASVSVDQIIDACGDFRACFTSTCATEVGQIFQVKNIATDTDFLAVSHEKDTQTVQMATSEKNTITEVCMSDLDVLTEEFIKLKETENELKQLRSRKASLSPGGDHCGRVCGCDCAQRVRRAELRLLALQFVMCQQHCWRRYFTSPLGESAHQGTEALPDSIAETLNTLQKDYHERRRLILAGTPLDDLKPLSVDSEKITTGANYSPASVLEAHLDSPGSTIASGDRVDEESKEIRAPNTEVCQDAESAPDAAKGDGNKSDKEVFSHKNLGSSTATTPGAIKDPNASEAWFDAEEELGSPNQDGKMEKQNEKRESMNYKMEQKGTDESKESSLLCITCLPLNVTEHEVLLWFEKYNATNVCISTFSNNMRAAIVYLKNPSDAKAAVEDLNGRSLQGHTVQVVQLCRPALAEPTLSDQSCSTSETAGDGLETKGVTYSLSHGGPRCSLDRLTNVCDSPTASGTCVPQHYATMGSFDTIMARLLERHPSVGRQRIVDALLDLRAKHQGFLSGLPLRSIVDMTSELLTQASTPTCF; encoded by the exons atgtggttTCCTCCACCTGTCGTCGACGTCTTTGGGGCTTTGAGTTCAATCACATGTGAGGATCGTTATGCCATGTGGCTAGTCATTCCTTTGTACGGGACTGTTG GCTTTCACAATGATCCACTGTATGTCAATGATGAAAGGAAGTTTCTGTTGATGAG GTCACTGTTCGAGCTTGTCTTGGCCAATGATTACCTGGAACTCACAGATCCAAAGTTGCTTGGATGGTTCCAATGTTTAACAGCAGAGGACAAGACCTTAATACAAA AAGAGGGAGGgtatttgccatttttgaagAAACACCCTGCACTTGAAGTAACCAGAAAGTATGTTTATGTAAAAC AAAACGTCAGAAGAAACTGCGTTCCCCGTCCAACAACTATGTCATCAAACAG CTCCAGGTACCCAAAATTTTATGGTGCATCTCAGTGTCAAAACTGTAGGACCAGTTATCAGTTTGGTACCAAGAAGTGCAGCCGTTGCGGCATTCACGTTGCAATTTCAGAGGACAAAGACTGTGTGTCAG AGAATGAGAAACAACTTGAGCTGCTGCCAAACAGTGTGAAAGAAGAGCTGAACGTCTTAACTGCCAAAAGTGACGTCACaaagcaaaatattaatttaggtTGCATGCAGAGTACCCTAAACACTCAGAAAGCTAGACCCAGACAGAGCTATGATGATAGGAGCCCTGCTGCGCATCCTCCTTCGTACAGTAAAGGAATGTGTCCCCATGCCCAGTGCCTGTCTCGGCTGTGGGAGGAAGTTGAGAAGAGGGAAGACACCAAACACTTCCAAGACACAACAGCCCAGGCAAGCTTCTCCCTTGATACGGAGCTGGATAAGCAGAGTCGGGTTCAGAGGAATGACTATATCCAAAATGACCAAGACCAATTGTATGATCAAATGGAAAAAGCAGATGGCCACAAACTGGATCAGGAAGTGATGCCAGAATACTACAGTTTCAGTAGCACCAGCTTAGACCACACCGTATGGAGTGATGGGAGCCAAAGTACGGAGGCAGGCTACAATGATTCAATCATGGCCACCAAAGGCAGTACAGAACTGTCAGATGAACCGTCAGACGCCTCCATGGCCAATGCCGCTTCTACAAACTCTACTGATTGTTTCTCTTGTCTCAGCAATTCCTTTGAGCTTGCTGATGAGTCAGGAGACAGTCCTGAAGACCCGCGAAAGAAGCAAGACTCAAGATATGAGCAACAGATAGAGATCAATGTGGGATCTTCCAAATGTGGTGCTTCTGTTTCTGTGGACCAAATAATAGATGCCTGTGGTGATTTCAGAGCCTGTTTCACCTCTACATGTGCAACAGAGGTTGGTCAGATCTTCCAGGTGAAAAACATTGCCACTGACACTGACTTTCTAGCTGTCAGCCATGAGAAAGATACACAAACTGTACAAATGGCCACATCTGAAAAGAACACTATTACTGAAGTCTGCATGTCTGACTTGGATGTCCTCACAGAG GAATTCATAAAACTTAAGGAGACGGAGAATGAGCTGAAACAGCTAAGAAGTAGAAAGGCAAG CCTTAGTCCTGGTGGTGACCACTGCGGGAGAGTCTGTGGGTGTGACTGTGCCCAGCGAGTGAGAAGAGCAGAGCTGCGTCTTCTCGCTCTTCAGTTTGTCATGTGCCAACAGCACTGCTGGAGACGCTACTTCACCTCCCCACTAGGTGAAAGTGCTCATCAGGG TACTGAGGCACTGCCGGACAGCATAGCAGAAACTCTGAATACACTACAGAAAGATTACCATGAGAGGAGGAGACTGATTCTGGCTGGAACTCCTCTGGATGACCTTAAGCCCCTGTCAGTAGACTCTGAAAAGATAACTACAGGGGCAAACTACAGCCCAGCATCG GTGCTTGAGGCCCATTTAGACAGCCCAGGAAG TACCATTGCAAGTGGTGACAGAGTGGATGAAGAAAGTAAAGAGATAAGAGCACCGAACACTGAAGTTTGTCAGGACGCTGAATCTGCTCCG GATGCAGCAAAAGGTGATGGCAACAAGAGCGATAAAGAGGTCTTTTCACACAAGAATCTAGGATCTTCCACTGCGACAACCCCTG GTGCCATCAAGGATCCAAATGCCAGCGAAGCTTGGTTTGATGCAGAGGAGGAACTTGGGTCTCCAAATCAAGATGGAAAAATGGAGAAACAGAATGAAAAGAGGGAAAGTATGAACTACAAAATGGAGCAAAAAG GAACTGATGAGTCAAAAGAAAGTTCCCTCTTGTGCATTACATGCTTACCACTCAATGTCACTGAG CATGAAGTGCTGCTTTGGTTTGAGAAGTACAATGCTACGAATGTCTGCATCTCCACTTTCAGCAACAATATGAG GGCAGCTATTGTTTATCTCAAGAATCCCAGCGATGCCAAGGCAGCAGTTGAAGATCTAAATGGACGCTCTCTCCAAGGTCACACTGTCCAGGTGGTGCAACTCTGTCGGCCTGCTTTAGCTGAGCCTACACTGAGTGATCAGTCTTGCAGCACTTCAGAAACTGCAGGGGATGGACTGGAAACGAAGGGCGTAACCTACAGTTTATCACATGGA GGGCCGCGCTGTAGTTTGGACAGGTTAACCAACGTGTGCGACTCGCCCACAGCCTCTGGTACATGTGTGCCACAGCACTACGCCACCATGGGAAGCTTTGACACAATCATGGCCCGGCTGTTGGAGCGCCACCCAAGCGTAGGCCGCCAAAGGATCGTGGATGCCCTGCTGGATCTGCGGGCCAAGCATCAGGGCTTCCTCAGTGGCCTTCCATTGAGATCTATAGTGGATATGACTTCTGAGCTTCTCACACAGGCCTCTACCCCCACGTGTTTTTga
- the rbm44 gene encoding RNA-binding protein 44 isoform X2 yields the protein MWFPPPVVDVFGALSSITCEDRYAMWLVIPLYGTVGFHNDPLYVNDERKFLLMRSLFELVLANDYLELTDPKLLGWFQCLTAEDKTLIQKEGGYLPFLKKHPALEVTRKYVYVKQNVRRNCVPRPTTMSSNSSRYPKFYGASQCQNCRTSYQFGTKKCSRCGIHVAISEDKDCVSENEKQLELLPNSVKEELNVLTAKSDVTKQNINLGCMQSTLNTQKARPRQSYDDRSPAAHPPSYSKGMCPHAQCLSRLWEEVEKREDTKHFQDTTAQASFSLDTELDKQSRVQRNDYIQNDQDQLYDQMEKADGHKLDQEVMPEYYSFSSTSLDHTVWSDGSQSTEAGYNDSIMATKGSTELSDEPSDASMANAASTNSTDCFSCLSNSFELADESGDSPEDPRKKQDSRYEQQIEINVGSSKCGASVSVDQIIDACGDFRACFTSTCATEVGQIFQVKNIATDTDFLAVSHEKDTQTVQMATSEKNTITEVCMSDLDVLTEEFIKLKETENELKQLRSRKASLSPGGDHCGRVCGCDCAQRVRRAELRLLALQFVMCQQHCWRRYFTSPLGESAHQGTEALPDSIAETLNTLQKDYHERRRLILAGTPLDDLKPLSVDSEKITTGANYSPASVLEAHLDSPGSTIASGDRVDEESKEIRAPNTEVCQDAESAPDAAKGDGNKSDKEVFSHKNLGSSTATTPGAIKDPNASEAWFDAEEELGSPNQDGKMEKQNEKRERTDESKESSLLCITCLPLNVTEHEVLLWFEKYNATNVCISTFSNNMRAAIVYLKNPSDAKAAVEDLNGRSLQGHTVQVVQLCRPALAEPTLSDQSCSTSETAGDGLETKGVTYSLSHGGPRCSLDRLTNVCDSPTASGTCVPQHYATMGSFDTIMARLLERHPSVGRQRIVDALLDLRAKHQGFLSGLPLRSIVDMTSELLTQASTPTCF from the exons atgtggttTCCTCCACCTGTCGTCGACGTCTTTGGGGCTTTGAGTTCAATCACATGTGAGGATCGTTATGCCATGTGGCTAGTCATTCCTTTGTACGGGACTGTTG GCTTTCACAATGATCCACTGTATGTCAATGATGAAAGGAAGTTTCTGTTGATGAG GTCACTGTTCGAGCTTGTCTTGGCCAATGATTACCTGGAACTCACAGATCCAAAGTTGCTTGGATGGTTCCAATGTTTAACAGCAGAGGACAAGACCTTAATACAAA AAGAGGGAGGgtatttgccatttttgaagAAACACCCTGCACTTGAAGTAACCAGAAAGTATGTTTATGTAAAAC AAAACGTCAGAAGAAACTGCGTTCCCCGTCCAACAACTATGTCATCAAACAG CTCCAGGTACCCAAAATTTTATGGTGCATCTCAGTGTCAAAACTGTAGGACCAGTTATCAGTTTGGTACCAAGAAGTGCAGCCGTTGCGGCATTCACGTTGCAATTTCAGAGGACAAAGACTGTGTGTCAG AGAATGAGAAACAACTTGAGCTGCTGCCAAACAGTGTGAAAGAAGAGCTGAACGTCTTAACTGCCAAAAGTGACGTCACaaagcaaaatattaatttaggtTGCATGCAGAGTACCCTAAACACTCAGAAAGCTAGACCCAGACAGAGCTATGATGATAGGAGCCCTGCTGCGCATCCTCCTTCGTACAGTAAAGGAATGTGTCCCCATGCCCAGTGCCTGTCTCGGCTGTGGGAGGAAGTTGAGAAGAGGGAAGACACCAAACACTTCCAAGACACAACAGCCCAGGCAAGCTTCTCCCTTGATACGGAGCTGGATAAGCAGAGTCGGGTTCAGAGGAATGACTATATCCAAAATGACCAAGACCAATTGTATGATCAAATGGAAAAAGCAGATGGCCACAAACTGGATCAGGAAGTGATGCCAGAATACTACAGTTTCAGTAGCACCAGCTTAGACCACACCGTATGGAGTGATGGGAGCCAAAGTACGGAGGCAGGCTACAATGATTCAATCATGGCCACCAAAGGCAGTACAGAACTGTCAGATGAACCGTCAGACGCCTCCATGGCCAATGCCGCTTCTACAAACTCTACTGATTGTTTCTCTTGTCTCAGCAATTCCTTTGAGCTTGCTGATGAGTCAGGAGACAGTCCTGAAGACCCGCGAAAGAAGCAAGACTCAAGATATGAGCAACAGATAGAGATCAATGTGGGATCTTCCAAATGTGGTGCTTCTGTTTCTGTGGACCAAATAATAGATGCCTGTGGTGATTTCAGAGCCTGTTTCACCTCTACATGTGCAACAGAGGTTGGTCAGATCTTCCAGGTGAAAAACATTGCCACTGACACTGACTTTCTAGCTGTCAGCCATGAGAAAGATACACAAACTGTACAAATGGCCACATCTGAAAAGAACACTATTACTGAAGTCTGCATGTCTGACTTGGATGTCCTCACAGAG GAATTCATAAAACTTAAGGAGACGGAGAATGAGCTGAAACAGCTAAGAAGTAGAAAGGCAAG CCTTAGTCCTGGTGGTGACCACTGCGGGAGAGTCTGTGGGTGTGACTGTGCCCAGCGAGTGAGAAGAGCAGAGCTGCGTCTTCTCGCTCTTCAGTTTGTCATGTGCCAACAGCACTGCTGGAGACGCTACTTCACCTCCCCACTAGGTGAAAGTGCTCATCAGGG TACTGAGGCACTGCCGGACAGCATAGCAGAAACTCTGAATACACTACAGAAAGATTACCATGAGAGGAGGAGACTGATTCTGGCTGGAACTCCTCTGGATGACCTTAAGCCCCTGTCAGTAGACTCTGAAAAGATAACTACAGGGGCAAACTACAGCCCAGCATCG GTGCTTGAGGCCCATTTAGACAGCCCAGGAAG TACCATTGCAAGTGGTGACAGAGTGGATGAAGAAAGTAAAGAGATAAGAGCACCGAACACTGAAGTTTGTCAGGACGCTGAATCTGCTCCG GATGCAGCAAAAGGTGATGGCAACAAGAGCGATAAAGAGGTCTTTTCACACAAGAATCTAGGATCTTCCACTGCGACAACCCCTG GTGCCATCAAGGATCCAAATGCCAGCGAAGCTTGGTTTGATGCAGAGGAGGAACTTGGGTCTCCAAATCAAGATGGAAAAATGGAGAAACAGAATGAAAAGAGGGAAA GAACTGATGAGTCAAAAGAAAGTTCCCTCTTGTGCATTACATGCTTACCACTCAATGTCACTGAG CATGAAGTGCTGCTTTGGTTTGAGAAGTACAATGCTACGAATGTCTGCATCTCCACTTTCAGCAACAATATGAG GGCAGCTATTGTTTATCTCAAGAATCCCAGCGATGCCAAGGCAGCAGTTGAAGATCTAAATGGACGCTCTCTCCAAGGTCACACTGTCCAGGTGGTGCAACTCTGTCGGCCTGCTTTAGCTGAGCCTACACTGAGTGATCAGTCTTGCAGCACTTCAGAAACTGCAGGGGATGGACTGGAAACGAAGGGCGTAACCTACAGTTTATCACATGGA GGGCCGCGCTGTAGTTTGGACAGGTTAACCAACGTGTGCGACTCGCCCACAGCCTCTGGTACATGTGTGCCACAGCACTACGCCACCATGGGAAGCTTTGACACAATCATGGCCCGGCTGTTGGAGCGCCACCCAAGCGTAGGCCGCCAAAGGATCGTGGATGCCCTGCTGGATCTGCGGGCCAAGCATCAGGGCTTCCTCAGTGGCCTTCCATTGAGATCTATAGTGGATATGACTTCTGAGCTTCTCACACAGGCCTCTACCCCCACGTGTTTTTga
- the rbm44 gene encoding RNA-binding protein 44 isoform X3 → MRSLFELVLANDYLELTDPKLLGWFQCLTAEDKTLIQKEGGYLPFLKKHPALEVTRKYVYVKQNVRRNCVPRPTTMSSNSSRYPKFYGASQCQNCRTSYQFGTKKCSRCGIHVAISEDKDCVSENEKQLELLPNSVKEELNVLTAKSDVTKQNINLGCMQSTLNTQKARPRQSYDDRSPAAHPPSYSKGMCPHAQCLSRLWEEVEKREDTKHFQDTTAQASFSLDTELDKQSRVQRNDYIQNDQDQLYDQMEKADGHKLDQEVMPEYYSFSSTSLDHTVWSDGSQSTEAGYNDSIMATKGSTELSDEPSDASMANAASTNSTDCFSCLSNSFELADESGDSPEDPRKKQDSRYEQQIEINVGSSKCGASVSVDQIIDACGDFRACFTSTCATEVGQIFQVKNIATDTDFLAVSHEKDTQTVQMATSEKNTITEVCMSDLDVLTEEFIKLKETENELKQLRSRKASLSPGGDHCGRVCGCDCAQRVRRAELRLLALQFVMCQQHCWRRYFTSPLGESAHQGTEALPDSIAETLNTLQKDYHERRRLILAGTPLDDLKPLSVDSEKITTGANYSPASVLEAHLDSPGSTIASGDRVDEESKEIRAPNTEVCQDAESAPDAAKGDGNKSDKEVFSHKNLGSSTATTPGAIKDPNASEAWFDAEEELGSPNQDGKMEKQNEKRESMNYKMEQKGTDESKESSLLCITCLPLNVTEHEVLLWFEKYNATNVCISTFSNNMRAAIVYLKNPSDAKAAVEDLNGRSLQGHTVQVVQLCRPALAEPTLSDQSCSTSETAGDGLETKGVTYSLSHGGPRCSLDRLTNVCDSPTASGTCVPQHYATMGSFDTIMARLLERHPSVGRQRIVDALLDLRAKHQGFLSGLPLRSIVDMTSELLTQASTPTCF, encoded by the exons ATGAG GTCACTGTTCGAGCTTGTCTTGGCCAATGATTACCTGGAACTCACAGATCCAAAGTTGCTTGGATGGTTCCAATGTTTAACAGCAGAGGACAAGACCTTAATACAAA AAGAGGGAGGgtatttgccatttttgaagAAACACCCTGCACTTGAAGTAACCAGAAAGTATGTTTATGTAAAAC AAAACGTCAGAAGAAACTGCGTTCCCCGTCCAACAACTATGTCATCAAACAG CTCCAGGTACCCAAAATTTTATGGTGCATCTCAGTGTCAAAACTGTAGGACCAGTTATCAGTTTGGTACCAAGAAGTGCAGCCGTTGCGGCATTCACGTTGCAATTTCAGAGGACAAAGACTGTGTGTCAG AGAATGAGAAACAACTTGAGCTGCTGCCAAACAGTGTGAAAGAAGAGCTGAACGTCTTAACTGCCAAAAGTGACGTCACaaagcaaaatattaatttaggtTGCATGCAGAGTACCCTAAACACTCAGAAAGCTAGACCCAGACAGAGCTATGATGATAGGAGCCCTGCTGCGCATCCTCCTTCGTACAGTAAAGGAATGTGTCCCCATGCCCAGTGCCTGTCTCGGCTGTGGGAGGAAGTTGAGAAGAGGGAAGACACCAAACACTTCCAAGACACAACAGCCCAGGCAAGCTTCTCCCTTGATACGGAGCTGGATAAGCAGAGTCGGGTTCAGAGGAATGACTATATCCAAAATGACCAAGACCAATTGTATGATCAAATGGAAAAAGCAGATGGCCACAAACTGGATCAGGAAGTGATGCCAGAATACTACAGTTTCAGTAGCACCAGCTTAGACCACACCGTATGGAGTGATGGGAGCCAAAGTACGGAGGCAGGCTACAATGATTCAATCATGGCCACCAAAGGCAGTACAGAACTGTCAGATGAACCGTCAGACGCCTCCATGGCCAATGCCGCTTCTACAAACTCTACTGATTGTTTCTCTTGTCTCAGCAATTCCTTTGAGCTTGCTGATGAGTCAGGAGACAGTCCTGAAGACCCGCGAAAGAAGCAAGACTCAAGATATGAGCAACAGATAGAGATCAATGTGGGATCTTCCAAATGTGGTGCTTCTGTTTCTGTGGACCAAATAATAGATGCCTGTGGTGATTTCAGAGCCTGTTTCACCTCTACATGTGCAACAGAGGTTGGTCAGATCTTCCAGGTGAAAAACATTGCCACTGACACTGACTTTCTAGCTGTCAGCCATGAGAAAGATACACAAACTGTACAAATGGCCACATCTGAAAAGAACACTATTACTGAAGTCTGCATGTCTGACTTGGATGTCCTCACAGAG GAATTCATAAAACTTAAGGAGACGGAGAATGAGCTGAAACAGCTAAGAAGTAGAAAGGCAAG CCTTAGTCCTGGTGGTGACCACTGCGGGAGAGTCTGTGGGTGTGACTGTGCCCAGCGAGTGAGAAGAGCAGAGCTGCGTCTTCTCGCTCTTCAGTTTGTCATGTGCCAACAGCACTGCTGGAGACGCTACTTCACCTCCCCACTAGGTGAAAGTGCTCATCAGGG TACTGAGGCACTGCCGGACAGCATAGCAGAAACTCTGAATACACTACAGAAAGATTACCATGAGAGGAGGAGACTGATTCTGGCTGGAACTCCTCTGGATGACCTTAAGCCCCTGTCAGTAGACTCTGAAAAGATAACTACAGGGGCAAACTACAGCCCAGCATCG GTGCTTGAGGCCCATTTAGACAGCCCAGGAAG TACCATTGCAAGTGGTGACAGAGTGGATGAAGAAAGTAAAGAGATAAGAGCACCGAACACTGAAGTTTGTCAGGACGCTGAATCTGCTCCG GATGCAGCAAAAGGTGATGGCAACAAGAGCGATAAAGAGGTCTTTTCACACAAGAATCTAGGATCTTCCACTGCGACAACCCCTG GTGCCATCAAGGATCCAAATGCCAGCGAAGCTTGGTTTGATGCAGAGGAGGAACTTGGGTCTCCAAATCAAGATGGAAAAATGGAGAAACAGAATGAAAAGAGGGAAAGTATGAACTACAAAATGGAGCAAAAAG GAACTGATGAGTCAAAAGAAAGTTCCCTCTTGTGCATTACATGCTTACCACTCAATGTCACTGAG CATGAAGTGCTGCTTTGGTTTGAGAAGTACAATGCTACGAATGTCTGCATCTCCACTTTCAGCAACAATATGAG GGCAGCTATTGTTTATCTCAAGAATCCCAGCGATGCCAAGGCAGCAGTTGAAGATCTAAATGGACGCTCTCTCCAAGGTCACACTGTCCAGGTGGTGCAACTCTGTCGGCCTGCTTTAGCTGAGCCTACACTGAGTGATCAGTCTTGCAGCACTTCAGAAACTGCAGGGGATGGACTGGAAACGAAGGGCGTAACCTACAGTTTATCACATGGA GGGCCGCGCTGTAGTTTGGACAGGTTAACCAACGTGTGCGACTCGCCCACAGCCTCTGGTACATGTGTGCCACAGCACTACGCCACCATGGGAAGCTTTGACACAATCATGGCCCGGCTGTTGGAGCGCCACCCAAGCGTAGGCCGCCAAAGGATCGTGGATGCCCTGCTGGATCTGCGGGCCAAGCATCAGGGCTTCCTCAGTGGCCTTCCATTGAGATCTATAGTGGATATGACTTCTGAGCTTCTCACACAGGCCTCTACCCCCACGTGTTTTTga
- the rbm44 gene encoding RNA-binding protein 44 isoform X4 — MSSNSSRYPKFYGASQCQNCRTSYQFGTKKCSRCGIHVAISEDKDCVSENEKQLELLPNSVKEELNVLTAKSDVTKQNINLGCMQSTLNTQKARPRQSYDDRSPAAHPPSYSKGMCPHAQCLSRLWEEVEKREDTKHFQDTTAQASFSLDTELDKQSRVQRNDYIQNDQDQLYDQMEKADGHKLDQEVMPEYYSFSSTSLDHTVWSDGSQSTEAGYNDSIMATKGSTELSDEPSDASMANAASTNSTDCFSCLSNSFELADESGDSPEDPRKKQDSRYEQQIEINVGSSKCGASVSVDQIIDACGDFRACFTSTCATEVGQIFQVKNIATDTDFLAVSHEKDTQTVQMATSEKNTITEVCMSDLDVLTEEFIKLKETENELKQLRSRKASLSPGGDHCGRVCGCDCAQRVRRAELRLLALQFVMCQQHCWRRYFTSPLGESAHQGTEALPDSIAETLNTLQKDYHERRRLILAGTPLDDLKPLSVDSEKITTGANYSPASVLEAHLDSPGSTIASGDRVDEESKEIRAPNTEVCQDAESAPDAAKGDGNKSDKEVFSHKNLGSSTATTPGAIKDPNASEAWFDAEEELGSPNQDGKMEKQNEKRESMNYKMEQKGTDESKESSLLCITCLPLNVTEHEVLLWFEKYNATNVCISTFSNNMRAAIVYLKNPSDAKAAVEDLNGRSLQGHTVQVVQLCRPALAEPTLSDQSCSTSETAGDGLETKGVTYSLSHGGPRCSLDRLTNVCDSPTASGTCVPQHYATMGSFDTIMARLLERHPSVGRQRIVDALLDLRAKHQGFLSGLPLRSIVDMTSELLTQASTPTCF, encoded by the exons ATGTCATCAAACAG CTCCAGGTACCCAAAATTTTATGGTGCATCTCAGTGTCAAAACTGTAGGACCAGTTATCAGTTTGGTACCAAGAAGTGCAGCCGTTGCGGCATTCACGTTGCAATTTCAGAGGACAAAGACTGTGTGTCAG AGAATGAGAAACAACTTGAGCTGCTGCCAAACAGTGTGAAAGAAGAGCTGAACGTCTTAACTGCCAAAAGTGACGTCACaaagcaaaatattaatttaggtTGCATGCAGAGTACCCTAAACACTCAGAAAGCTAGACCCAGACAGAGCTATGATGATAGGAGCCCTGCTGCGCATCCTCCTTCGTACAGTAAAGGAATGTGTCCCCATGCCCAGTGCCTGTCTCGGCTGTGGGAGGAAGTTGAGAAGAGGGAAGACACCAAACACTTCCAAGACACAACAGCCCAGGCAAGCTTCTCCCTTGATACGGAGCTGGATAAGCAGAGTCGGGTTCAGAGGAATGACTATATCCAAAATGACCAAGACCAATTGTATGATCAAATGGAAAAAGCAGATGGCCACAAACTGGATCAGGAAGTGATGCCAGAATACTACAGTTTCAGTAGCACCAGCTTAGACCACACCGTATGGAGTGATGGGAGCCAAAGTACGGAGGCAGGCTACAATGATTCAATCATGGCCACCAAAGGCAGTACAGAACTGTCAGATGAACCGTCAGACGCCTCCATGGCCAATGCCGCTTCTACAAACTCTACTGATTGTTTCTCTTGTCTCAGCAATTCCTTTGAGCTTGCTGATGAGTCAGGAGACAGTCCTGAAGACCCGCGAAAGAAGCAAGACTCAAGATATGAGCAACAGATAGAGATCAATGTGGGATCTTCCAAATGTGGTGCTTCTGTTTCTGTGGACCAAATAATAGATGCCTGTGGTGATTTCAGAGCCTGTTTCACCTCTACATGTGCAACAGAGGTTGGTCAGATCTTCCAGGTGAAAAACATTGCCACTGACACTGACTTTCTAGCTGTCAGCCATGAGAAAGATACACAAACTGTACAAATGGCCACATCTGAAAAGAACACTATTACTGAAGTCTGCATGTCTGACTTGGATGTCCTCACAGAG GAATTCATAAAACTTAAGGAGACGGAGAATGAGCTGAAACAGCTAAGAAGTAGAAAGGCAAG CCTTAGTCCTGGTGGTGACCACTGCGGGAGAGTCTGTGGGTGTGACTGTGCCCAGCGAGTGAGAAGAGCAGAGCTGCGTCTTCTCGCTCTTCAGTTTGTCATGTGCCAACAGCACTGCTGGAGACGCTACTTCACCTCCCCACTAGGTGAAAGTGCTCATCAGGG TACTGAGGCACTGCCGGACAGCATAGCAGAAACTCTGAATACACTACAGAAAGATTACCATGAGAGGAGGAGACTGATTCTGGCTGGAACTCCTCTGGATGACCTTAAGCCCCTGTCAGTAGACTCTGAAAAGATAACTACAGGGGCAAACTACAGCCCAGCATCG GTGCTTGAGGCCCATTTAGACAGCCCAGGAAG TACCATTGCAAGTGGTGACAGAGTGGATGAAGAAAGTAAAGAGATAAGAGCACCGAACACTGAAGTTTGTCAGGACGCTGAATCTGCTCCG GATGCAGCAAAAGGTGATGGCAACAAGAGCGATAAAGAGGTCTTTTCACACAAGAATCTAGGATCTTCCACTGCGACAACCCCTG GTGCCATCAAGGATCCAAATGCCAGCGAAGCTTGGTTTGATGCAGAGGAGGAACTTGGGTCTCCAAATCAAGATGGAAAAATGGAGAAACAGAATGAAAAGAGGGAAAGTATGAACTACAAAATGGAGCAAAAAG GAACTGATGAGTCAAAAGAAAGTTCCCTCTTGTGCATTACATGCTTACCACTCAATGTCACTGAG CATGAAGTGCTGCTTTGGTTTGAGAAGTACAATGCTACGAATGTCTGCATCTCCACTTTCAGCAACAATATGAG GGCAGCTATTGTTTATCTCAAGAATCCCAGCGATGCCAAGGCAGCAGTTGAAGATCTAAATGGACGCTCTCTCCAAGGTCACACTGTCCAGGTGGTGCAACTCTGTCGGCCTGCTTTAGCTGAGCCTACACTGAGTGATCAGTCTTGCAGCACTTCAGAAACTGCAGGGGATGGACTGGAAACGAAGGGCGTAACCTACAGTTTATCACATGGA GGGCCGCGCTGTAGTTTGGACAGGTTAACCAACGTGTGCGACTCGCCCACAGCCTCTGGTACATGTGTGCCACAGCACTACGCCACCATGGGAAGCTTTGACACAATCATGGCCCGGCTGTTGGAGCGCCACCCAAGCGTAGGCCGCCAAAGGATCGTGGATGCCCTGCTGGATCTGCGGGCCAAGCATCAGGGCTTCCTCAGTGGCCTTCCATTGAGATCTATAGTGGATATGACTTCTGAGCTTCTCACACAGGCCTCTACCCCCACGTGTTTTTga